The following DNA comes from Halorhabdus tiamatea SARL4B.
GCGAAGTCCGTCGCCACGTCCAGAAGGGACTCTTTCCCAGTCGCACGGTAGTGGGCGACCGCGGCCTCGATGAGGTGGCCGCCACAGTACAATTCGTGCATCGTGTTGAGGTTGCTCCAGCGTTTGTCGGGCACCTCCAGGGCGAAGTAGGTGTTGAGGTAGCCGTCCTCGGCCTGGGCGGCGGCGATCAGCTCGATCACCGCCTCGACGCGGACTTGCAGGTCTGGATCGTCCCGCGAGGCGAGGACGTAACTCGCGGCCTCGATCCACTTGTAGGCGTCCGAATCCTGGAACCACATACCGTTGTGGTCGCCCCGTTCCCCCGCGCTCGCCCGCCGGAAGTTCTCCAGGGTGCCCGCCTCTTCGAGTTGCTCGTACTGGTATTCGATCGTGACCTCGCGGTTGATCTCGCGTCGCGGCCGAAAGAACTCGTCGTCGATCGTGACGGTCTCGATCGGTGGGGACTGCCGTCCGGTGTCCATATCCCGGCCAGCACAGCAGACGACAAAAGGACTTCCCCATGGGATCGGGTAGTGTTTCGTTTAGGAGAGATCGATTGCAACAGCCAGAAAGCCCCCGCGCTCTCAGCTGCCGCGACTCGCTGCGCTCCAGTGGGTGCTTGCGTCGTCGGGGGACGCTGAGAGCGCGGCCCCTTTCAGTCCCGCCCATGCCGGCTGACCAACCGGTCTCGGGTGGGACTGAAAGGGGCGAGTGGCTCCGGGACGACGGCCGAAGTAAGCACCGCAACGCAGTGAGGAGCGCAACGAGGCCCTCTATCGGAGCCACTCGGGGCTTTCTGGCTGTTCCCAACCGCGACTCGCGTAACTAAACACCAATTGAGATCGACGCTCCCGGCCGTCCCGAAAGCGTGTGGTCAGGCCTCGACGGTCAGCGCCACGACCGAACTCGCCGGGACCGAGACTTCGAAGATCCCGTCGCCGTTTTCGTCGACGTCGATCTCCCCGGGTGTGAACGCGTCGGCGTTGTCCTTTCGTGAATATTCATCGACCTCGGTGTCGGCGAACAGCACCGCGCTGTCGGCGACCGACGCGCTTGCCTCGTCAAGCGAGACAGTGACGTCCTCGCTGTCGAGGGCGCGGTTCGACAGGGTCACGTAGACCTCGTCGCCGTGGGCGGAGGCCGAGGCACTCACCAGCGGCACGTCGTAGGGTTCGTCCTCAACCTCGTGCGCGTCGGTGTCGACGACCGTGTCGAGGGCCGTCCCGCCGGCGTGGTTCTCGTAGAGATCGAACACCTGATAGGTCGGGGTCGCCCAGGCGTCCTCTTCGTCGGTCTGGACGAGACACTGCAGAACGTTGACCGTCTGGGCGATGTTCGCCATCGCGACGACGTCGGCCCGCTCGTGGAGGTCGTCGAAGACGCCGGCGGCGGAGATGGCGTCACGGACCGTGTTTTCCTGTTCGAGGCCGTTCGTGTTGGTCGCCTCGGGGTGCCAGACGCCCCACTCGTCGACGACGATACTGATGTCGGATTCGGGGGCGTAGACCGACAGCGCGTCGACCGCGTTGTCGACATCGCCACCGACTTTGCGAGATCGCGCGAGCAACCGGAAGTACTCCTCGTCGTCGAAGTCCGTGTCGCTGCCCGCCTCGTAGTAACGGTGGACGGACATGTGCTCCATCAGGTCGTAGGGGCCTTCGGTGAAACTCGCACACTCAGAGAGCGCGTCGAGGAACTTGCGGTTCCAGTCGTCGTGGATGTGCCCGACGGAGACGAGTTCGACGTCTTGCTCGCTCAGGAGGCCGTCGACGCTGCGGAGGTAGGTCGCGAAGCGCCGGAACTCCTCGGCGTATTGTTCCGGACTCAGCCGGCCGCCACACCCCCAGTTCTCGTTGCCGACGCCCCAGAATTTCACGTCGTGGGGCTCCTCGCTGCCGTTTTCCGCCCGGCGGTTCGCGAGTTCCGTGTCCCCGTCGTAGTTGCAGTACTCCAGCCAGTCGGCCGCCTCGCCGGGCGACCCGCTGCCGAGGTTGGCCGCGAGGTACGGTTCGGCGTCGAGCAGATCACAGACCCGCATGAACTCCTCCGTGCCGAACTCGTTGGGCTCTTCGGGGATGTCCGCGCGTCCCTGCGTCCAGAACGCGTTGCGTCGGGTCGGCCGCTCCTCGCGCGGGCCGATCCCGTCCTCCCAGTGGTAGTCGTCGGCGAAACAGCCACCGGGCCACCGCAGGACGGGCATTTCGAGGTTCGCAAGAAGGTCGATCGTGTCCATCCGAATCCCGTCGTCGGTCGGCACGCGGTCGTCCTCACCGACCCACAGTCCGCCGTAAATGCACCGCCCGAGGTGCTCGGCGAAGTGGCCATAGAGGTTCGGGTCGATCTCGGCGATCGGTTCGTGCTGTTGAACGTGAATCTCAGAGCCCATACGCAAGTGAGCGCCCAATTCGTATTTATAAATTGTGTTCGAAAGAAACCAGCCGGCCGGCGGATTCGGGGGCGGTGTGACCTGGAACTCGACGGCCTGTCACGGGCAGGCCTCAGAGTCTCGCGACGAACCCGCCGTGCTCGGCGACGGGGACCGACAGCGTCCCACCCGGAGAGACCTCACGCTCGAACGCTTCAAGGCCCGCGCCGTCCGCGGCATCGGTCGTGACGGTCGCCGTCGTCGAGCCGTCGAGGAAGTCGAGTTCGGGCAGGGACACCTCGACCGTCCGGGCGGGCCCGGCCGTGATCGACCCGACGAACCACGCCTCGCCGCGACGGCGCGCGATCGTCGCTTCGCTTCCGGGGTGACCACCCAGGAAAACGGTCTCGTCCCACGCGGCCGGGACGTCCGCGAGCACGTCCTCGGCGAGCGGGCGGTCGGCGTAGGTCTCGATGCTGTCGGCGAGGTGCTGGAGCCCCGACTCGTAGACGACCGACAGCGCGAGTTCGTGGCCCGCGGAGGTAAGTCGCCGGTCGGCCGAGAACGTCACCGGGGTGTAGTCCATCGGCCCCACGACGTTGCGGGTGAACGGCAGGATCGTGTTGTGCTCGGGCGTGTTCGTGTCCCACTTGTAGTACTCAGCACCGCGGACGCCCTCGTAGGTCAGAATGTTGGGATAGCGCCGACGGAGGCCCGTCGGGACGGCCGATCCGTGGAAGTTGACGGTGAGTTCGTACTCGGCGGCATCGGCGGCCAGATCAGTGTAGAACTGCATCCGCCCCTGGTCGTCGCTGTCCATGAAGTCGACCTTGATCCCGGCGACCCCCCACTCGCTCCACCGGGACAGTCGCTGTTCACGCTTGCTTTCGGTGTTCAGATCGATGAAATTCGCCCAGACTTCGATCCCGACGCCCCGTTCGTCGGCGTAGTCGACCAGATCCGGCAG
Coding sequences within:
- a CDS encoding alpha-N-arabinofuranosidase, with the translated sequence MGSEIHVQQHEPIAEIDPNLYGHFAEHLGRCIYGGLWVGEDDRVPTDDGIRMDTIDLLANLEMPVLRWPGGCFADDYHWEDGIGPREERPTRRNAFWTQGRADIPEEPNEFGTEEFMRVCDLLDAEPYLAANLGSGSPGEAADWLEYCNYDGDTELANRRAENGSEEPHDVKFWGVGNENWGCGGRLSPEQYAEEFRRFATYLRSVDGLLSEQDVELVSVGHIHDDWNRKFLDALSECASFTEGPYDLMEHMSVHRYYEAGSDTDFDDEEYFRLLARSRKVGGDVDNAVDALSVYAPESDISIVVDEWGVWHPEATNTNGLEQENTVRDAISAAGVFDDLHERADVVAMANIAQTVNVLQCLVQTDEEDAWATPTYQVFDLYENHAGGTALDTVVDTDAHEVEDEPYDVPLVSASASAHGDEVYVTLSNRALDSEDVTVSLDEASASVADSAVLFADTEVDEYSRKDNADAFTPGEIDVDENGDGIFEVSVPASSVVALTVEA